The genome window CATCTCGACCGACGCGGCGAGCATGCGGTCGGGGTCGGCGCCACGCCGGCGATAGCCTTCGCGGATCTTCTCGTCGAGCAGCGCGGCATATTGCGGGGCGTCGATCTGCACGTACTCGCAGCCGAGCCGCCGCAGTTCGGTGATCTCCCGGCGGGTGAAGTCGACGAGATCCGCGAGGTAGGCGTCGAGCGTGGGGTAGGCCCCTTTCGATTTCTCCGGATCGTAGTACGCCGCAGCCTGTTGCGCGCTGAGCAGCGTCACCTTCGCCGGCACGGCCGTGCGGCCGCGCAGATAGGTGAACTCCTCGACGGCCATCTGGCGGCGCCACTGCAGTTTGCCCACCACGACCGGGCGCGGCACCGTCGCCTCGTGTCCCTGGTTGTCGTGGAACGTGATCGACCAGCCGGCGGTCTTGTCGAATCCTTCGAGCGACTCGGCGAGGTGTCCGAAGAACGCGTACCGACGCATCTCGCCGTCGGTCACGACGTCGAGTCCGGCCTGCTGCTGCAGCGCGACCGCCTCGCCGACCGCGCGGTCCTCGACGGTCTTGTAGGCGGCGGGCGTGAGTTCGCCACGCTGCAGCCTGCCCTGCGCGTCGCGTAGATAGTCAGGGCGCAGGAGGGAGCCGACGACGTCGCTGCGGGGTGTCATGTGCGGCATCGTAGCGCATGCCCCGCGCGATCTTCGTGCGTTAATCGCACTGGCGTGAGCGATATCCGCGCTAGACTGCGAGCATCAGGAGCCTCTCAATGAAACGTTTAGGACTTTCGTTCGTGATTGCGGTAACAGCGGCGGCGATCGGCAGTGCGCAGGCGCCGGCCACGCCGCCGGCGGGGCAGGCGGCCGGCCAGGGACGTGGCGGCGGCGGCGGACGCGGCGTGCAGATCGTGTCGCCGGAAGTTCATCCCGACAAGACCGTCACGGTGCGCTTCCGCGCGCCGAACGCCAAGACGGTCGAGCTCATCGGCGAGATCGAGGGCAAGCCCTCCTACCCGATGACCAAAGACGAGGCCACCGGCGTCTGGTCGGCGACGATCGGCCCGCTGCCGCACGACGTCTACAATTATCAGTTCCGCGTCGACGCGGTAAACGGCCAAGGCGGTGTCATCGCCATGGACCCGCAGTCCCCCTGGGTCAAGATCGGCTTCGGCGGCTTCCCGTCGGCCAGCCAGTTCGAGATCCCTGGCGACGGCCTGGAATTCGACGATGCCAAGCCGGTTCCGCACGGAACGGTGCGCCTCGAAACCTATGACTCGAAGAGCATCGGCGCTCCGCGCACGCTGTGGATCTACACGCCGCCCGGTTACGAGAAGGGCACCGCGAAGTATCCGGTGTTCTACCTGCTGCACGGCTCGGGCAACATCGATTCGAGCTGGATACTCACTGGCCGCGCCAACTACATCATGGACAACCTCATCGCCGAGGGGAAGACGAAGCCGATGATCATCGTCAACCCGCTCGGCTACGCGCGCGCCGGGGTCGGCACGGTTCCCGATCGCGATCAGGATCGCGCCGCCTTTGGCGGCCGCGGCGCACCGCCCGCGCCCGGTTCACCGGCAGCTCAGCCCGGCGGACTCTTCGGTCAGGACCTTCTGACCGACATCATCCCCTACGTCGAGAAGACCTACCGCACGCTGCCCGGCGCCGACAATCGCGCGCTCGGCGGTCTCTCGATGGGCGGTGGCCAGACGGTGCAGATTGGCTTCACCCATCCCGACACCTTCCACTACCTCGTGGTGATGAGCGCCGGATCGCAGGCGAATCCCGATCAGAGCTATGCCGAGTTCTTCAACGGCGGCTACAAGAAGCTGAAGCTGCTCTGGATGGGCATCGGCAAGGACGACAACCTGGTCGGTCCCAGCGCCAAGACGCTCGACGAGGCCTTGACCAAGGCCAATATCCCGCACACGTTCCAGGTCGGCGAAGGCCGCCACGAATGGATGGTCTGGCGCCACCACCTGCACGACGTCGGGCCGCTGCTGTTCCAGAGTGCGCCGGCGAAGACAACGACGCCCGCGGCCGCGAAGAAATAGGGCGCCGCCCGGTCTGAGCGACGCCGGGTCTGAAGACCCGGCCTACACTCCGGTAGGGACCGGTGTAGACCGGACCCTCAGGTCCGGCGTCGCTCCAACGTCACCGCACGCCGCACGCGAAATTCGCCGCGTCGTCGGTCGAGCCGCTGCCTTTGTAGATCGCGGTCTGCGGATAGGGGCAGAGCGGGCGGGTTCGCACGACCTTCCCGTCCACGACCCGCGACGCCGGCAGGGACGCGGGGGCCGTACCTTTCTCGACCCATTGCACCAGCGGCGTGAACGCGTCGAACGCCGACGTGCCGCTGCCGCCGCCGCAGTGCGCCATCCCCGGCACCATGAACATCCGGTAGAACTCCGGCGTCGACGGGCCCATCGCCTGGGTGACGCTCTCGTAATAGCCGACGCTCATCAGCGGGTTCAGCGCCGGGTCTGCCCAGCCGACATAGCTGACGATCTTGCCGCCGCGCGCTTTGAAGCGCGACAGGTCCGGGCTCGTCGCGTCGATCAGCGCCTGCGAGGCCTGGATCTTGTCGAGATCAGCGTTGACGTCGAACGTGAGCCAGTCGTAGCTCGCGCGGGCGCGACCGAAGGCGATGTTCTTGAGGTACGCCTCGCCGAAACTCCAGGCGATGCTCTTGCCGTTGGGCGACTGAAACCACGGGATCCATCCAGATTCGGCTCCAACCGGCCAGCCCGGAAAGAACGCGCCGCTGCCGCGCCGCAGCGGTGCATAGATCGTTTCGACGCTGCCGATCTGCGCGGCGGTCAGACAGCCGGCGGCGGGTGCGTCACCGCCGCAGGTCGGGATGTCCTTCGACGGGTTGAAGGGACAACGCCGCGGATCGTCGATGGCGCCGTCTTTGACGCCGTCGAGCACGTCGCATTTCGCGAGCACCGCTTCGGCGATCGTCCTGACCGCGTCGGCGTTCAGCGGCGCCGCTGCGAGCGCCTTCTGGTCCTTCGCGTAGCCGATCATCGTCGCCGAGAAGTTCAGCACCGGCGCGCCGACGACAATGCCGTCGAAGTCGTCGGGAAAACGCTGCGCGGAAATGAGCCCCTGGCGTCCGCCGGTCGAGCAGCCGTCGAAATAGGCGCGGCTGGCCGGGGCGGTGTAATACGCGCTGGCCAGCGCCTTTGCCGTGACCACGGTGACGTGGACGGCGCGGAACGCGTAGTCGGCGAGCTTCTGCGGGTTCGCCGCAAAGGCCGCCAACGGTTCGGTCGCGCCAT of Vicinamibacterales bacterium contains these proteins:
- a CDS encoding alpha/beta hydrolase-fold protein; translation: MIAVTAAAIGSAQAPATPPAGQAAGQGRGGGGGRGVQIVSPEVHPDKTVTVRFRAPNAKTVELIGEIEGKPSYPMTKDEATGVWSATIGPLPHDVYNYQFRVDAVNGQGGVIAMDPQSPWVKIGFGGFPSASQFEIPGDGLEFDDAKPVPHGTVRLETYDSKSIGAPRTLWIYTPPGYEKGTAKYPVFYLLHGSGNIDSSWILTGRANYIMDNLIAEGKTKPMIIVNPLGYARAGVGTVPDRDQDRAAFGGRGAPPAPGSPAAQPGGLFGQDLLTDIIPYVEKTYRTLPGADNRALGGLSMGGGQTVQIGFTHPDTFHYLVVMSAGSQANPDQSYAEFFNGGYKKLKLLWMGIGKDDNLVGPSAKTLDEALTKANIPHTFQVGEGRHEWMVWRHHLHDVGPLLFQSAPAKTTTPAAAKK
- a CDS encoding tannase/feruloyl esterase family alpha/beta hydrolase, which codes for MTGSKVLAAAAAVAVSAAAAAAQNGSQFRDWNDTALADNPRLAPKLACAALVSQTGYDVSVLSATTIAAAGDVPDFCRVIGLIQPEVRFEVDLPARWNGRVYMLGNGGYAGEALDNPGREGTAARAVGRGFVAVQTNTGHDGATEPLAAFAANPQKLADYAFRAVHVTVVTAKALASAYYTAPASRAYFDGCSTGGRQGLISAQRFPDDFDGIVVGAPVLNFSATMIGYAKDQKALAAAPLNADAVRTIAEAVLAKCDVLDGVKDGAIDDPRRCPFNPSKDIPTCGGDAPAAGCLTAAQIGSVETIYAPLRRGSGAFFPGWPVGAESGWIPWFQSPNGKSIAWSFGEAYLKNIAFGRARASYDWLTFDVNADLDKIQASQALIDATSPDLSRFKARGGKIVSYVGWADPALNPLMSVGYYESVTQAMGPSTPEFYRMFMVPGMAHCGGGSGTSAFDAFTPLVQWVEKGTAPASLPASRVVDGKVVRTRPLCPYPQTAIYKGSGSTDDAANFACGVR